From Osmerus eperlanus chromosome 28, fOsmEpe2.1, whole genome shotgun sequence, the proteins below share one genomic window:
- the rad17 gene encoding cell cycle checkpoint protein RAD17 produces MSKLSLGGKGPSSKLNRWVEPSFGGLCGGGGLPAPPGSSRAESGRSQKGRAPTSDPTGSKRPRKRKVDPVRSDLQTPDPYSRDVAPRNQEEPWVDTHSPGSQAELVVHKKKIEEVENWIKAHVDPKTFKGGAILLLSGPSGCGKSTTVRVLARELGVSLQEWTNPPSLAQHHPDAHKLTFDPHSRFSGFHGSSQTGLFQEFLLRADKYSRLQMNGEAGPTDRKLILVEDFPNQFYRQPACLHEVLKRFARTGRTALVFIVSDSLSGDGSSRLLFPKDLLEELSICSISFNPVAPTSMMKVLTRIVTLEAAKSRGRVSVPDRADLELLCSGSSGDVRSAINSLQFSSLTDQPQETGPWAGQKGRSVTSRGRAVSTATGRKRRDSERQDQTIGGKDASLFLFRALGKILYCKRESWEGSELQPGLPSHLAEHHRDGLLVDPEGVLERCHMSGELFNLYLHQNYLDFFSEVEDVARASDYLSHADFLTAEWSSRSTLGAYGSSVATRGLLHANNAQVSTRFRPLHKPHWLQVNKKHQENCLAAQSLFISFCMTPVSLQTELLPHLALLSTPLRNQAQISFLEDVGRLPLRRGSGRLRLEALTDRDPGELQLDSDEEGPVSSTVNPPLGSVLGGAGEQDEPSMEVLLPDSQPQPSTSGALLEDDLLIEEYDSD; encoded by the exons ATGTCAAAGCTATCACTGGGAGGAAAAGGACCCTCCAGCAAA CTAAACCGCTGGGTGGAGCCGTCGTTTGGGGGCCTGTGTGGGGGTGGcggcctccccgcccccccaggcAGCAGTAGAGCAGAGTCAGGACGGAGCCAGAAGGGCAGAGCACCCACCTCTGACCCCACAGGCAGCAAACGTCCCCGAAAGAGGAAAGTGGACCCTGTCCGCTCGGACCTCCAGACTCCAGACCCCTACTCCAGAGACGTGGCCCCCAGGAACCAGGAGGAACCCTGGGTGGACACCCACTCACCCGGCTCACAG GCTGAACTGGTGGtccacaaaaagaaaattgaagAGGTGGAGAACTGGATAAAAGCCCATGTTGATCCTAAGACTTTCAAG GGTGGCGCTATCCTGCTGCTGAGCGGGCCGTCGGGCTGTGGTAAGAGCACCACGGTGCGGGTGCTGGCCCGGGAGCTGGGAGTCAGCCTGCAGGAGTGGACCAACCcccccagcctggcccagcACCACCCTGACGCCCACAAGCTCACCTTCGACCCCC ACTCCAGGTTCAGTGGTTTCCATGGCAGCTCCCAGACAGGCCTGTTCCAGGAGTTCCTCCTACGCGCCGACAAGTACAGCCGTCTGCAGATGAACGGGGAGGCGGGGCCCACAGACAGGAAGCTCATACTCGTGGAG GACTTCCCCAACCAGTTCTACCGCCAGCCGGCATGCCTGCACGAAGTTCTGAA aagGTTTGCAAGGACAGGCAGGACAGCCCTGGTCTTCATCGTGTCTGACAGCCTGAGTGGAGACGGCAGCTCACGACTTCTCTTCCCCAAAGATCTCCTGGAGGAGCTGTCCATCTGCAGCATTAg TTTCAACCCCGTGGCTCCCACCAGCATGATGAAAGTCCTGACTCGCATTGTGACCCTGGAGGCAGCAAAG agcagaggcaggGTCTCTGTCCCAGACAGGGCAGACCTGGAGCTGCTCTGCTCAGGAAGCTCTGGGGACGTCCGCAGTGCCATCAACAGCCTGCAGTTCTCCTCTCTCACAG ACCAGCCCCAGGAGACCGGCCCGTGGGCAGGGCAGAAGGGCAGGTCAGTGACCTCGCGGGGGAGAGCTGTTTCCACAGCAACAGGGCGGAAGAGGAGGGACAGCGAGAGGCAGGACCAGACCATTGGGGGGAAGGACgcctccctgttcctcttccGAGCGCTGGGGAAGATCCTCTACTGCAAGA GAGAGAGCTGGGAAGGTTCAGAGCTTCAACCCGGCCTGCCGTCTcacctggcagagcatcacagaGACGGGCTACTGGTGGACCCTgag ggggTGCTGGAACGCTGCCACATGTCTGGGGAGCTCTTTAACCTGTACCTGCATCAGAACTACCTGGACTTCTTCTCTGAGGTGGAGGATGTAGCTCGGGCCAGTGACTACCTGTCCCACGCTGACTTCCTGACTGCTGAGTGGAGC TCCCGGAGCACCCTGGGGGCGTACGGCTCGTCTGTGGCCACCAGGGGGCTCCTGCACGCCAACAACGCCCAGGTCTCTACACGCTTCAGACCACTGCACAAACCCCACTGGCTGCAGGTCAACAAGaag cacCAGGAGAACTGCTTGGCAGCCCAGTCTCTCTTCATCAGCTTCTGCATGACTCCTGTCAGCCTGCAGACAGAACTGCTGCCTCACCTGGCCCTGCTCAGCACTCCCCTCAGGAACCAGG ctCAGATCTCCTTCCTGGAGGATGTGGGACGCCTCCCCCTCCGCAGGGGGTCTGGAAG GCTGCGTTTGGAggccctgacagacagagacccCGGGGAACTACAGCTGGACAGCGATGAGGAGGGCCCAGTTTCCTCCACAGTCAACCCACCATTAGGTAGTGTTCttgggggagcaggagagcaggatgaGCCCTCCATGGAGGTCCTgctgccagacagccagccccagccctcgaCCTCAGGAGCCCTGCTGGAGGATGACCTGCTCATAGAGGAGTACGACAGTGATTGA
- the ak6 gene encoding adenylate kinase isoenzyme 6, whose translation MKIMVRPNILLTGTPGVGKTTLGKELAQRTGLAYVNVGDLAKEGQLFDGFDEEYQCPVLDEDRVVDELEDKMSDGGVIVDYHGCDFFPERWFHIVFVLRTDNTNLYSRLESRGYTGKKLQDNVQCEIFQSIYEEAMEAYDQEIVHQLPSNDPEDMERNLEKITQWVEQWMKDHN comes from the exons ATGAAAATTATGGTAAGACCTAACATTCTTCTGACAG GCACTCCAGGAGTGGGGAAGACCACCCTTGGAAAAGAGCTCGCCCAGCGAACAGGACTGGCCTACGTCAACGTGGGCGATCTGGCTAAAGAAG GCCAGCTGTTTGATGGTTTTGATGAAGAGTATCAGTGTCCGGtgctggatgaggacagg GTGGTGGATGAGCTGGAGGACAAGATGTCGGATGGAGGGGTGATCGTGGACTACCACGGCTGTGACTTCTTCCCAGAGCGCTGGTTCCACATCGTATTTGTGCTCCGCACTGACAACACTAACCTCTACAGCCGTCTAGAGAGCAG GGGCTACACAGGGAAGAAGCTGCAGGACAACGTGCAGTGTGAGATCTTCCAGAGCATCTACGAGGAGGCCATGGAGGCCTACGACCAGGAGATTGTCCACCAGCTGCCAAGCAACGATCCTGAGGACATGGAGCGTAACCTGGAGAAGATCACACAGTGGGTTGAACAATGGATGAAGGACCACAACTAG